One part of the Vibrio hyugaensis genome encodes these proteins:
- a CDS encoding PAAR-like domain-containing protein produces the protein MAATIGANGLSVVHKGSEGEANASVPDVCLTKVGKPVVPIPYGNNAKSSDLANGSTTVTADGGNSIALQGSTFSTSTGDASGDKKGVSSGTIEGEAKFVTASSNVIIEGRGVARQTDQMTMNNANTMCFGVQNPSVTVEEAAEPTFGLDVSIRYPNGKRLTNANYALTDDSGATVGSGSLDAKGQSEAVGLKPGKVKIKAEESTDNYQISSVRRENPHYVESISDDEFFDIASKGQQTFWLPARVETLGTPWGSIGQSLASDVYFQDIVEAEIKRHFTHFHPETAYEFGKTCEAVIGSIDMPMPHTTETLLAYSMPLALEEGEMLSTLLRLAPHETTDRMLAYMRARGEGNPQTYLANYDWDNAQKNMNETLDTLLEKIKTRLIFLRDEASKLKYAYLSEEVFDKHIDTVSTYAKGLPDLISGAFNKMRNKAAALLADTSNVKVIKAADDTHSTEGDGIEAVVNTTKTIDTVEPFMNEVPGVIDNVIPIYPVRYGYANFFDELMPAQAPPSMTEMSSATGLKDTGGYLLRLLREGWLYIKEENEEEDSPLHIFKYAQTETATGVIEKFEKYYFTNEENAQGGLTLDTSSGSTFYPFAFVTPKAKKISIVYSEHEWAAEIIDNMNGDQEWRGKAMQQVDLSSPQTEFSQEATQENLSALVEDYRRSDEKWLANQNNSQANPMGLDVFTTENNHYLSPLGIVETMQKSHSEKKEGTLVALFDPVGRQADIALSLSMLFIAEKAFEAGRVYPKTIGDIILQLQKSGSGVVKESINENVDLTELNNFYQDNSVVKEQAKARRKEILELYSAFAYKALSDNSLGSLNAYFDLYFYSQSPKNKVKEIEKLSRVMQATLDGIEGTEEGQKVVFYMVSDEAAEDSAYVTYQRHLEAILLQCQDDVDWSDVTKALTKNTANILEFVYCWISSSSKYVQKGTITSALILRPLAFTKLLNFIPIFFEKGFGIKEIDGHVRITLDKLAEVLAKNIDSIGKHDSPLNRAITAHHAGKKMINWANSQWKNRMPEFESSAKGAKWPELEIPRFGGRFSNFTAESSLELLGKGGDGAISMVSLRANIDVLIQLIQSSAFEKADPLRRGTETDTMLDYAKIVTALSAGITDFVSVSRAKLLLQKRLLNSNGVHYALRSGLPQLLSTKAIGARNVITAKIDSLIGSLESISNGSTISKLVIISNLAVMASSGYGAYDAYQTGNRALFNGHIYTILGSTFFLAGPVMTLRNMATIRYGNAYFFLFGMIFLLAADAAKKIGFKSDFDNLLYRGFWGKGDKYSFWYFEDGGEFTIPKRLAVAAKHYQSDKYQLALQIEQQEFLNYFYQPRMLVEVSEISTTKKCYTYEFRLPNFKLGESNIIAAVYNTRVINIGQTYPAKNSTQVEASLNPEATEAFRKALSEAETDIERFPQYALSELCQNFNIYFSVIMESEPGETLEVRWYYEQSPGITVPKRMVTREGHLVKTYHGMIDGNYSNI, from the coding sequence ATGGCAGCAACGATAGGTGCAAATGGATTAAGTGTCGTGCACAAAGGTTCCGAAGGCGAAGCGAATGCTTCTGTACCCGATGTCTGTTTAACCAAAGTCGGTAAACCTGTTGTGCCTATCCCTTATGGTAATAATGCCAAATCCTCTGACCTTGCAAATGGTTCAACTACGGTGACTGCCGATGGCGGCAACAGCATTGCACTTCAAGGCAGTACATTCTCTACCAGTACAGGTGACGCTAGCGGCGACAAAAAAGGCGTCAGTTCTGGCACAATCGAAGGTGAAGCAAAATTTGTCACCGCTTCTTCCAACGTCATTATTGAAGGGCGAGGCGTTGCTCGTCAAACCGACCAAATGACCATGAACAACGCCAATACCATGTGTTTTGGTGTTCAAAATCCGTCTGTTACTGTAGAAGAAGCGGCCGAGCCTACCTTTGGTCTTGATGTCAGCATCCGATACCCAAATGGAAAGCGCTTAACCAATGCAAACTACGCTCTCACAGATGACAGTGGCGCAACCGTTGGTAGTGGTTCTTTAGATGCTAAGGGCCAAAGTGAAGCGGTTGGCTTAAAGCCTGGTAAAGTAAAGATTAAAGCTGAAGAGAGCACCGACAACTATCAAATCAGCTCAGTCCGTCGTGAAAACCCGCACTATGTTGAATCCATATCAGATGACGAATTCTTCGATATAGCTAGTAAAGGGCAACAAACATTTTGGTTACCAGCCAGAGTCGAAACTCTAGGTACCCCTTGGGGAAGCATCGGACAATCTCTAGCAAGTGATGTTTACTTTCAAGATATTGTTGAAGCCGAAATCAAGCGCCACTTTACTCACTTCCATCCAGAAACCGCCTACGAATTTGGTAAAACTTGTGAAGCAGTGATTGGCAGTATTGATATGCCAATGCCTCATACAACAGAAACATTACTCGCCTACTCTATGCCACTGGCATTAGAAGAAGGAGAAATGTTATCGACGTTATTGCGACTGGCTCCTCATGAGACCACCGACCGAATGTTAGCTTACATGCGAGCAAGAGGTGAAGGTAATCCACAAACCTATTTAGCCAATTACGACTGGGATAACGCCCAAAAAAACATGAATGAAACTCTAGATACCTTGCTAGAGAAAATCAAAACGCGCTTAATATTCCTGCGAGATGAAGCCAGCAAACTAAAATATGCCTATCTATCTGAAGAAGTATTCGATAAACACATAGATACTGTAAGCACTTATGCTAAAGGGCTACCTGACCTCATCTCTGGAGCATTTAATAAAATGCGCAACAAAGCTGCCGCCTTACTTGCTGACACGAGTAACGTAAAGGTGATTAAAGCCGCTGATGATACACACTCAACCGAAGGTGACGGCATTGAAGCCGTGGTAAACACCACAAAAACCATCGATACGGTCGAGCCATTCATGAACGAAGTGCCTGGTGTGATTGACAATGTCATTCCGATTTATCCAGTACGTTATGGTTACGCGAATTTCTTTGATGAATTGATGCCAGCGCAAGCACCGCCGAGCATGACAGAAATGAGTAGCGCGACAGGGCTTAAAGACACCGGTGGTTATCTGCTTCGCCTTCTACGTGAAGGTTGGTTGTACATCAAAGAAGAGAACGAAGAGGAGGACTCACCTTTACACATCTTCAAGTACGCCCAAACTGAAACCGCGACAGGTGTGATTGAAAAGTTTGAGAAATACTATTTCACTAATGAAGAAAATGCCCAAGGTGGACTAACGCTCGATACCTCTTCGGGTTCCACTTTTTATCCTTTTGCGTTTGTGACGCCGAAAGCGAAAAAAATCTCTATCGTTTACTCTGAGCATGAATGGGCGGCCGAAATCATCGATAACATGAACGGTGATCAAGAGTGGCGGGGCAAAGCAATGCAGCAAGTGGATTTGAGTTCACCGCAAACCGAGTTTAGCCAAGAGGCAACGCAAGAGAACCTCAGCGCCTTGGTTGAGGATTATCGCAGAAGCGATGAGAAGTGGTTGGCTAATCAGAACAACAGTCAAGCCAATCCGATGGGGCTCGATGTTTTCACTACGGAAAATAACCACTACCTTTCCCCTTTAGGGATAGTGGAAACCATGCAAAAAAGTCACAGTGAAAAGAAAGAAGGAACACTTGTCGCTTTGTTTGATCCAGTTGGGCGGCAGGCAGACATCGCATTATCATTATCAATGTTGTTTATCGCAGAAAAGGCTTTTGAAGCAGGCAGAGTATACCCAAAGACAATTGGAGATATTATTTTACAATTGCAAAAAAGCGGCAGTGGAGTGGTCAAGGAATCTATTAATGAAAATGTCGACCTTACCGAACTAAATAACTTTTACCAAGATAATTCCGTTGTCAAAGAGCAAGCGAAAGCGCGAAGAAAAGAAATTTTAGAGCTCTATTCCGCTTTCGCTTACAAGGCGCTTTCAGATAACTCCCTAGGTTCTTTAAATGCTTATTTCGACCTTTATTTTTATTCTCAATCCCCAAAGAATAAAGTGAAAGAAATTGAAAAACTAAGCAGAGTGATGCAAGCCACGTTGGATGGAATCGAAGGTACCGAAGAAGGCCAAAAAGTTGTCTTTTATATGGTGAGTGACGAGGCTGCAGAAGATTCTGCCTACGTAACGTACCAACGGCATTTAGAGGCAATCCTACTTCAATGTCAAGATGATGTTGATTGGAGTGATGTGACCAAAGCTCTTACTAAAAACACAGCGAATATTTTAGAGTTTGTTTATTGTTGGATCAGTTCATCTTCAAAATATGTACAAAAAGGAACGATAACGTCAGCACTAATTTTAAGGCCGCTCGCTTTCACAAAGCTGTTAAACTTCATACCTATCTTCTTTGAGAAAGGATTCGGTATAAAAGAGATCGACGGACATGTGAGAATAACTCTGGACAAACTAGCAGAAGTGTTGGCCAAAAATATTGATTCTATTGGCAAACATGATAGCCCACTGAACAGAGCAATCACAGCTCATCATGCTGGAAAGAAAATGATTAATTGGGCAAATAGTCAATGGAAAAACAGAATGCCCGAATTTGAATCCAGTGCAAAAGGTGCAAAATGGCCTGAACTTGAAATTCCAAGGTTTGGTGGACGTTTCTCCAATTTTACTGCCGAGTCATCACTCGAACTACTTGGGAAAGGAGGGGATGGAGCTATCTCTATGGTTTCACTGCGCGCCAATATTGATGTCCTTATTCAGCTAATACAAAGTAGTGCCTTCGAGAAAGCTGATCCTCTCAGACGTGGAACAGAAACGGATACAATGCTCGACTATGCTAAAATAGTCACGGCTTTGTCTGCGGGCATTACCGATTTTGTTAGTGTGTCTCGCGCAAAGTTACTTCTCCAAAAGAGATTGCTCAATTCAAATGGTGTTCATTATGCATTGAGATCTGGTTTGCCTCAGTTATTGTCGACAAAGGCCATTGGGGCCAGGAACGTGATAACCGCAAAGATTGATTCGCTTATTGGTAGTCTAGAAAGCATTTCAAATGGGAGCACGATTTCTAAGCTTGTTATAATTTCTAACTTGGCAGTAATGGCTTCATCTGGCTACGGAGCTTATGACGCTTATCAAACTGGCAATCGAGCATTATTTAATGGTCATATATATACAATACTAGGATCTACCTTTTTCTTAGCTGGGCCTGTTATGACGCTAAGAAATATGGCAACGATAAGGTATGGTAATGCCTATTTCTTCCTCTTTGGCATGATATTTTTGCTCGCCGCAGATGCGGCAAAAAAAATTGGCTTTAAGTCAGATTTTGATAACTTGTTATATCGTGGGTTTTGGGGAAAAGGTGATAAATATTCGTTCTGGTATTTCGAAGATGGCGGAGAGTTCACGATTCCAAAACGCTTAGCAGTTGCTGCCAAACATTATCAAAGTGACAAATATCAACTGGCACTGCAGATTGAACAACAAGAGTTTTTAAATTATTTTTACCAGCCACGAATGCTTGTGGAAGTCTCCGAGATATCTACAACCAAAAAGTGTTATACATACGAGTTCAGACTACCAAACTTTAAGCTTGGTGAATCAAATATCATTGCGGCGGTTTACAACACAAGAGTGATAAACATAGGGCAAACTTATCCAGCAAAAAATAGTACGCAAGTTGAGGCTTCTTTAAATCCAGAAGCAACGGAAGCCTTTAGAAAAGCATTATCTGAGGCGGAGACCGATATAGAGAGATTCCCACAGTACGCCCTATCTGAGCTCTGTCAAAATTTCAATATCTACTTTTCGGTCATAATGGAGAGTGAACCTGGAGAAACACTGGAAGTTCGTTGGTATTATGAGCAAAGTCCGGGTATCACAGTACCAAAGCGTATGGTTACTCGCGAGGGTCATTTAGTAAAAACCTACCACGGCATGATTGATGGTAACTATAGCAATATTTAA
- the sstT gene encoding serine/threonine transporter SstT, with protein MQHNSLVARYARGNLVLQILVGIVFGILLATISPSHAQSVGMIGSLFVGALKAIAPILVFILVAASIANQKKNQHTYMRPIVVLYLAGTFFAALTAVLLSFLFPTNLTLVTGAEGATPPQGIAEVLQTLLFKLVDNPVNALVEANYIGILAWGVGLGLALHHASATTKAVFEDLSHSVSHIVRFIIRLAPFGIFGLVASTFATTGFGALASYAHLLAVLLGSMMIIALVVNPAIVYFKTKENPYPLVFQCLRESGVTAFFTRSSAANIPVNMNLCKKLDLDEDTYSVSIPLGATINMAGAAITITTLTLAAVHTMGIEVDLMTAVLLSIVAAVSACGASGVAGGSLLLIPLACGLFGISNDVAMQVVAVGFIIGVIQDSAETALNSSTDVIFTAAVCKSEQQKAQ; from the coding sequence ATGCAACACAACAGTCTAGTTGCCCGATATGCTCGCGGTAACCTCGTTCTCCAAATCCTCGTCGGTATCGTCTTTGGTATCTTGCTAGCAACAATCTCTCCAAGCCATGCTCAAAGTGTTGGCATGATTGGTAGCCTTTTTGTTGGCGCACTAAAAGCCATTGCACCGATCTTGGTGTTCATTTTGGTCGCAGCGTCTATCGCGAACCAAAAGAAAAACCAACACACTTACATGCGCCCAATCGTGGTTCTTTACCTAGCGGGTACCTTCTTTGCAGCACTAACCGCGGTATTACTAAGTTTCCTTTTCCCGACCAATTTAACGCTAGTAACTGGTGCTGAAGGTGCAACGCCACCACAAGGTATCGCAGAAGTTCTACAAACCTTGTTGTTCAAACTGGTTGATAACCCAGTAAACGCATTAGTAGAAGCTAACTACATTGGTATTCTTGCTTGGGGTGTTGGTCTTGGTCTTGCACTTCACCACGCATCAGCAACGACGAAAGCGGTATTCGAAGATCTGAGCCACAGTGTTTCTCACATTGTTCGCTTCATCATTCGCCTTGCACCATTCGGTATCTTTGGTCTGGTTGCATCAACATTTGCAACAACAGGTTTTGGCGCACTAGCGAGCTACGCACACCTTCTAGCGGTACTGTTAGGTTCGATGATGATCATCGCGCTAGTCGTTAACCCAGCGATCGTATACTTTAAGACAAAAGAAAACCCATACCCATTGGTGTTCCAATGTCTACGTGAAAGTGGCGTAACGGCATTCTTCACACGCTCAAGTGCAGCAAACATTCCTGTGAACATGAACCTGTGTAAGAAGCTAGACCTAGACGAAGATACGTACTCTGTATCTATCCCACTGGGCGCGACCATCAACATGGCAGGTGCAGCAATCACCATCACGACGCTAACGCTAGCAGCAGTACACACTATGGGCATCGAAGTTGATCTAATGACAGCAGTACTTCTAAGTATTGTTGCCGCAGTATCAGCGTGTGGCGCATCTGGTGTTGCAGGTGGTTCTCTACTACTTATTCCACTGGCATGTGGTCTGTTTGGTATCTCAAACGACGTAGCAATGCAGGTTGTAGCGGTTGGTTTCATCATCGGTGTGATTCAAGACTCTGCTGAAACAGCGCTAAACAGCTCAACAGACGTTATCTTCACTGCGGCCGTTTGCAAGTCAGAACAGCAAAAAGCTCAGTAA